A portion of the Planctomycetota bacterium genome contains these proteins:
- a CDS encoding M48 family metalloprotease has translation MTRFINNVKTALLMGGLMGLCLAVGSQFGQQGLILALIFGGLMNVGAWFFSDTIALRAMGAQEVGPDTPGAGGELYRMVDELRQRAGLPMPKVCICPHEAPNAFATGRSPSKAAVAVTEGALRVLNYEELRGVMAHELAHVKNRDTLTSCIAATVSGVLAYLAHFGMFLGGRRDSNPLIMLATVILAAIGAALIKAMISRSREYVADHDGAVIAGSPRGLMSALQRLEAYNQRIPLDNPNPAQNNLFIVEPLTGASTVLRLFASHPPMEKRIAALARQEQEMARAA, from the coding sequence ATGACCCGGTTCATCAACAACGTCAAGACGGCGCTGCTGATGGGCGGCCTGATGGGGCTGTGCCTCGCCGTCGGTAGCCAGTTCGGCCAGCAGGGCCTCATCCTCGCGCTGATCTTCGGCGGGCTCATGAACGTCGGCGCCTGGTTCTTCTCCGACACCATCGCGCTGCGCGCCATGGGCGCCCAGGAAGTCGGCCCCGACACGCCCGGCGCCGGGGGCGAACTCTACCGCATGGTGGACGAACTCCGCCAGCGCGCGGGCCTGCCCATGCCCAAGGTCTGCATCTGCCCGCACGAAGCGCCCAACGCGTTCGCGACGGGGCGTTCGCCGTCGAAGGCCGCCGTCGCTGTGACCGAGGGCGCGCTCCGCGTGCTGAACTACGAGGAACTGCGGGGCGTGATGGCGCACGAACTGGCGCACGTCAAGAACCGCGACACGCTGACGAGCTGCATCGCCGCGACGGTGTCGGGCGTGCTGGCGTACCTCGCCCACTTCGGGATGTTCCTGGGCGGGCGGCGCGACAGCAACCCGCTGATCATGCTCGCGACGGTGATCCTCGCGGCGATCGGCGCCGCGCTCATCAAGGCCATGATCTCCCGCAGCCGCGAGTACGTCGCCGATCACGACGGCGCGGTGATCGCCGGCTCGCCCCGCGGCCTGATGTCCGCGCTCCAGCGCCTCGAGGCGTACAACCAGCGCATCCCGCTCGACAACCCCAACCCGGCGCAGAACAACCTCTTCATCGTCGAGCCCCTCACCGGGGCCAGCACGGTGCTCCGCCTCTTCGCCAGCCACCCGCCCATGGAGAAGCGCATCGCGGCGTTGGCGCGCCAAGAGCAGGAAATGGCCCGGGCGGCGTAG